A window from Triticum aestivum cultivar Chinese Spring chromosome 6D, IWGSC CS RefSeq v2.1, whole genome shotgun sequence encodes these proteins:
- the LOC123144495 gene encoding uncharacterized protein, with product MMQQRDVHSSPSRAAKLSHQIELAAAPSPPSRTCSSQQSYFSMTTRTTSPCVHAPTCPLSQPHHSLPMHSNPRTTMMEVASQPSDECLLVSLSFTDILGLLGA from the exons ATGATGCAACAACGAG ATGTACATTCTTCACCTAGTCGAGCAGCAAAGTTGTCGCACCAAATCGAACTTGCTGCTGCACCATCTCCACCAAGTCGAACTTGCAGCAGCCAG CAGTCCTACTTCTCCATGACGACAAGGACGACATCGCCATGCGTGCACGCTCCAACCTGTCCCCTGTCGCAGCCCCACCACTCGTTGCCGATGCACTCCAACCCGAGGACCACCATGATGGAGGTCGCCTCACAGCCTAGCGACGAG TGTTTGTTGGTTTCTCTTTCATTTACGGACATCTTGGGCTTGCTGGGTGCATAA
- the LOC123144496 gene encoding uncharacterized protein has protein sequence MAPSPLPSRITKAAAGCLSLRILGFSGVERFGSLLVVAPWGLSLTRKLGCLLFHVGFSFDKAYISSVFDSRLVVHLEILVFCLLCMACCRPRFCCYGFHLLCHLPPCDLARWTP, from the exons ATggcgccgtcgccgttgccgtcaCG gatcaccaaggctgctgctgGTTGTTTGTCTCTGCGGATTCTTGGCTTCTCCGGCGTG GAAAGATTCGGTTCTCTATTGGTTGTTGCTCCTTGGGGCTTGTCTTTAACCAGGAAGCTGGGATGCCTGCTCTTTCATGTCGGCTTCTCATTTGACAAAGCATAT ATTTCATCTGTGTTTGACTCTAGGCTCGTCGTGCACTTGGAGATTCTTGTATTTTGTCTGCTTTGCATGGCTTGTTGCCGACCAAG GTTCTGTTGTTATGGCTTTCACTTGCTTTGTCATCTACCGCCTTGTGATCTTGCCCGTTGGACGCCTTGA